In Methanobacterium paludis, the following proteins share a genomic window:
- a CDS encoding class I SAM-dependent methyltransferase has translation MIGLKVPKNMADTIRRILLKNSLINLEMKIRRSGDFVFIPITEKLDDKNLKELGLSDVEIVETEFEMQKKAPKSLKGYLKGKIEEEKIDEIKKSFDIIGDIVILEIPEDLEDEKYLIGEAALKFTRRKAVYRKSSAIKGIIRTRELEHLAGVDVSQTVHKEFGCKFMLDVKNVYFSPRLATERRRIVDQVKDGETIIDMFAGVGPFSVAIAMKHEVDIYAVDINPSAYYYTKKNIELNKVQGKIKPILGDVSEVLNDLNIEADRIIMNLPGTAWHFLHNAINSLKSGGILHYYEFASEYEKPIERIIETAYPRKVEILNQRKVKSKSPGVWHMGIDAQIY, from the coding sequence ATGATTGGCTTAAAAGTACCAAAGAACATGGCAGATACGATCCGCAGGATCCTACTAAAAAACTCACTTATAAATCTTGAGATGAAAATAAGGCGTTCTGGTGACTTCGTTTTTATACCCATTACAGAAAAACTTGATGATAAAAATTTGAAAGAACTTGGATTATCCGATGTTGAAATTGTAGAAACTGAGTTTGAAATGCAGAAAAAAGCCCCTAAAAGTCTTAAAGGTTATCTCAAAGGAAAAATTGAAGAGGAAAAAATCGATGAGATAAAAAAATCCTTCGATATAATTGGCGACATTGTGATACTTGAAATCCCTGAGGATCTTGAGGATGAAAAGTATTTAATTGGTGAAGCTGCACTTAAATTCACAAGAAGAAAAGCAGTTTACCGTAAAAGCAGTGCTATAAAGGGAATTATACGAACAAGAGAACTTGAACATCTTGCAGGAGTTGATGTTTCCCAAACAGTGCACAAGGAATTCGGATGCAAGTTCATGCTCGATGTTAAAAATGTTTATTTCAGCCCCCGACTTGCCACAGAACGTAGAAGAATAGTTGATCAGGTCAAAGATGGTGAAACCATAATAGACATGTTTGCAGGGGTGGGTCCGTTCTCTGTGGCAATTGCAATGAAACATGAAGTTGATATTTACGCCGTAGACATTAATCCCTCGGCTTATTACTACACAAAAAAGAATATAGAGCTTAACAAGGTTCAGGGAAAAATAAAACCAATTCTTGGCGATGTTTCAGAGGTTTTAAATGATCTAAACATTGAAGCAGACCGTATAATAATGAACCTCCCCGGAACTGCATGGCATTTTCTTCATAATGCAATAAACTCCCTGAAATCTGGTGGAATTTTACATTACTATGAATTTGCATCAGAATATGAAAAGCCAATTGAAAGAATAATAGAAACTGCATATCCACGTAAGGTTGAGATTTTAAATCAGAGAAAAGTTAAATCAAAGAGTCCTGGTGTCTGGCACATGGGGATAGATGCTCAGATTTATTAG
- a CDS encoding DNA adenine methylase, giving the protein MELDSQKTFINAKPFLKWAGGKKQLLPKFYNLLPFHIKNGITIERYVEPFVGGGAMFFFLKKHYNVKESFLFDINRELILAYKVVKHDPKDLIDELKEMEEFHLKKSEEARKENFYTIRNNYNVQMNDFDYENYGEDWIKRASYLIFLNKTCFNGLFRQNKDGGFNVPFGRYKNPKICDEENIIWVNKALKNTEIFCGDFTQSQKFIEKESFVYLDPPYRPLNRTSNFTEYSKGGFTDLDQIKLADFFEQMDIKGAYLMLSNSDPKNEDPKDEFFDNLYRHYNVERLPAKRNINSDASKRGDINELVVRNYSH; this is encoded by the coding sequence ATGGAATTAGACTCACAAAAAACATTTATAAATGCAAAACCATTTTTGAAATGGGCTGGTGGGAAAAAACAGCTGCTTCCAAAGTTTTATAATCTATTACCATTCCATATAAAGAATGGTATCACTATTGAACGATACGTTGAACCGTTTGTAGGTGGCGGGGCCATGTTCTTCTTTTTAAAGAAACATTACAATGTTAAAGAATCATTCTTGTTTGATATCAACAGGGAATTGATACTAGCTTACAAAGTTGTTAAACATGATCCTAAAGACTTAATCGATGAATTAAAAGAAATGGAAGAATTTCATCTTAAAAAATCAGAAGAAGCCCGTAAAGAGAACTTTTACACAATACGAAACAATTACAACGTGCAGATGAATGATTTTGACTATGAAAACTACGGTGAAGACTGGATAAAACGTGCCAGTTATTTAATATTCCTGAATAAAACATGTTTCAATGGTCTTTTCCGTCAGAACAAAGATGGTGGATTCAACGTGCCTTTTGGGCGCTATAAAAACCCCAAAATATGTGATGAAGAGAACATAATCTGGGTTAACAAAGCTTTGAAAAACACGGAGATTTTCTGCGGAGATTTCACACAATCCCAGAAATTTATAGAAAAGGAAAGCTTTGTTTATTTGGATCCGCCCTACAGGCCCTTAAACAGAACTTCAAATTTCACAGAATATTCTAAGGGCGGTTTCACGGATCTTGACCAGATAAAACTGGCAGATTTCTTTGAACAGATGGATATTAAAGGTGCCTATTTAATGCTCAGCAATTCAGACCCTAAAAATGAAGATCCTAAGGATGAATTCTTTGATAATCTTTATAGACATTACAATGTTGAACGGCTGCCTGCAAAACGGAATATTAATAGCGATGCATCTAAAAGGGGAGATATTAATGAGTTAGTTGTCAGAAATTATTCTCATTAA
- a CDS encoding PadR family transcriptional regulator produces the protein MANTDLMILGMIYLQPSHGYLLKKNLKEYFGNPYFKLNNNVLYSTLAKLEKNGFVEGKEILGEKVNKKVYHITENGKNQLFEMVATPLTPEIDDFGFKVQAVFFDLIPKESRIKVVKPVYEAKLEMYHEALKKKEIYGINMQPISFTVLEYGIKELENSLEFYEKLME, from the coding sequence ATGGCAAATACAGACCTCATGATTTTAGGCATGATCTACCTCCAGCCAAGTCATGGATATCTGCTTAAAAAAAATTTAAAAGAGTACTTTGGAAATCCATATTTCAAGTTGAATAACAACGTACTATATTCTACGCTGGCAAAACTGGAAAAAAATGGCTTTGTCGAGGGAAAAGAGATTCTTGGTGAAAAAGTGAATAAAAAGGTATATCATATTACTGAGAATGGGAAGAATCAGTTGTTTGAGATGGTAGCTACTCCTTTAACGCCAGAAATTGATGACTTTGGATTCAAAGTACAGGCTGTGTTTTTTGATTTAATACCTAAGGAAAGCCGTATAAAAGTAGTTAAACCTGTGTATGAAGCTAAATTAGAGATGTACCATGAAGCTTTAAAAAAGAAGGAAATTTATGGTATTAACATGCAGCCTATTTCATTTACAGTCCTTGAATATGGTATTAAAGAATTGGAAAATTCACTTGAGTTTTATGAAAAATTAATGGAATGA
- the dph5 gene encoding diphthine synthase: protein MLYFIGLGLYDEKDVSIKGAEALKEADAIYAEFYTARLFGTSISALEDMLSVKITILTREEVEEENIPLKEAETKNVAFLSAGDTLIATTHSDLLIEARKMGIETTVIHSSSILSAAPGIIGLQAYKFGKVTTIPFPEENYFPHSPYLAIKANMESKLHTLVLLDIRAHEDRYMTANQGLEYLMKVEDERNENILSEDSIAVVIARAGAQKPVVRADKIKNLLHEDFGGPLHCLIIPSDLHFMEAEALVVLGGAPQEILENDL, encoded by the coding sequence ATGCTTTATTTTATTGGTCTTGGACTTTACGATGAGAAGGATGTATCAATTAAAGGAGCAGAAGCTCTTAAAGAGGCAGATGCAATCTATGCTGAATTTTATACAGCGCGACTTTTTGGAACTAGCATTTCTGCCCTTGAGGACATGCTGAGTGTGAAAATAACGATTCTTACAAGGGAAGAAGTTGAAGAAGAAAACATTCCATTGAAAGAAGCTGAAACTAAAAATGTGGCATTTTTGAGTGCAGGGGACACTTTAATAGCCACTACCCACTCGGATCTCCTCATTGAAGCCAGAAAAATGGGAATAGAAACAACTGTTATTCATTCTTCATCCATACTATCTGCAGCTCCAGGGATAATAGGTTTACAGGCATACAAGTTCGGTAAAGTTACCACAATCCCGTTTCCGGAGGAAAATTACTTTCCACATTCACCTTACCTTGCAATAAAAGCCAACATGGAATCAAAACTCCACACTCTGGTACTTTTAGATATAAGAGCTCATGAGGATCGTTATATGACTGCAAATCAAGGTTTAGAATATCTTATGAAAGTTGAAGATGAAAGAAATGAAAATATTTTGTCAGAGGATAGCATTGCAGTTGTAATAGCCCGTGCAGGTGCCCAAAAACCAGTAGTTAGGGCTGATAAAATAAAAAACCTTCTGCATGAAGACTTTGGCGGCCCACTGCACTGCCTTATCATACCATCTGATCTCCATTTCATGGAGGCTGAGGCCCTTGTTGTGTTGGGCGGAGCGCCTCAGGAGATTCTTGAGAATGATCTATGA
- a CDS encoding ABC transporter ATP-binding protein: MDDFIIEAMNLQKEYGDFVAVDGLDLQIKRGEVFGFLGPNGAGKTTSINMMVGLLRPTSGQITINGKDVHEIDKETIGICPQDLVFWENLTCRENLKLMGDMYKVPGDILKSRIDALLEKLFLTDKANVVASKLSGGMKRRLNLALAVIHGPEIVVLDEPSEGLDPQSRRVLWNYIRSLRDEEGKTVILTTHLMDEADRLSDRVAIIDHGKLLRLETPENLKKEVGEGDVVEMKLSDPKKNEDVIKTLKELEDIISVVELDGRINLRALDAVSKLPRVMENVEAVGARIEDLALRQNTLEDVFIELTGSGLRE; the protein is encoded by the coding sequence ATGGATGATTTTATTATAGAAGCCATGAATCTTCAAAAAGAATATGGGGATTTTGTGGCCGTTGATGGTCTTGATCTTCAAATAAAAAGAGGAGAAGTTTTCGGGTTTCTTGGACCCAACGGTGCAGGAAAGACAACATCCATTAATATGATGGTGGGATTGCTGCGCCCAACAAGCGGACAAATAACAATAAACGGAAAGGATGTTCATGAGATAGATAAGGAAACAATTGGAATCTGTCCACAGGACCTAGTTTTCTGGGAAAACTTAACGTGCAGAGAAAACCTGAAACTTATGGGGGATATGTACAAGGTGCCCGGTGACATTTTAAAGTCACGCATAGATGCACTACTTGAAAAACTTTTTCTCACAGATAAAGCAAATGTTGTAGCTTCAAAGCTTTCTGGAGGTATGAAACGTCGGTTGAATCTGGCTCTGGCAGTTATACATGGACCTGAAATTGTGGTTCTTGATGAACCATCTGAGGGATTGGATCCACAGTCACGAAGGGTTTTATGGAATTATATACGTTCATTAAGGGATGAGGAGGGTAAAACTGTAATTTTAACCACGCATCTCATGGATGAAGCAGACAGGCTGAGCGATAGAGTTGCAATAATTGATCACGGCAAATTGTTACGCCTTGAAACACCTGAAAATCTCAAAAAAGAGGTTGGTGAAGGTGACGTGGTTGAAATGAAACTTTCAGACCCTAAAAAAAATGAGGACGTTATAAAAACTCTTAAAGAACTTGAAGACATCATATCCGTGGTTGAACTTGATGGAAGGATCAACCTGCGGGCGCTGGATGCAGTAAGTAAGCTCCCAAGAGTAATGGAAAACGTTGAGGCGGTTGGGGCTAGAATAGAAGATCTTGCCCTGCGCCAGAACACACTTGAAGATGTTTTCATAGAGCTGACAGGGTCAGGACTGAGGGAGTGA